Within the Salinibacterium sp. TMP30 genome, the region CACCGAACGCAGCAAGATAGACAGGGCTGGTGACCACCGAGAACTGTGCCTCGGGTGAGAGGTCATTGGGATCGAGCGCTATAGAGAACGAGGTGATGTAGGCAGCGCTGAGGTAGGGCACGAGTGACAACAGGGAGACAGCCCAAATTTGCCACGTGTAAGGCGAAAGCTCGCGCTCGGACGATGTGAGTGAGCGAGCGACCGACCGCGGAGGGCTTGCATAGGCGGCAGTGTTTCCCGCCGAGTGCGTCGGCGCTGGGGCTGATGGCGTCTGAAGCGAGTGAGGTGCCGGTGCGGGTACGTACTCGCCCATTCCCCAACTTGAGCCGTTCCACCATTCTTTGCCGACGCCACCATTCGGATTGCGGTACCAGCCAGGTTCTGACGGTGGCGACGAAGAATTACTCATGTTGAAATTGTATCCGCAGACGAGGCTCATCCTGTGCGTTAGGGCGCTGCGATACTCCGCCCTGCAGCACGTCCGCTGACGAGGCAACCCCCTAAGAATGTGCCCTCGAGTGTGTCGGCGACGATGAAGTCACCACCATGTTCGTTGAAAGCTTCGACCGGTGCTGAGGCGCCGTTGCCGAGTCGCTGACTGAGGAGTTCACGCACGCTTTTGTCCGTCAGGTCGGGATTTTGCTCGATACCGGAGAGGGCAAACTTCTCTCGATAATTGCTTGAGTCAGCCCGCACGAGATCATGGTTGCCACCGATTCCCCTGCTCGTCACGATCGTGGCGGGGGCGCGAAGCTCAAAGTCGCCGACGACAATTCGGTTGCTCCCAGCGCCGCGGCCACTCATCCTCGTCTCGATCAAAACCGGCTATGCCAAACCAGTCTTGACGCCCCAATTCGAGCGAATCCTTGATGCCCATCCGGCGCTGTTCTGGGGAGTCGACGAAGGAAGAGCCCGCCGAACGACCACCAGGCTTGGCCACCGAGGCTGGCTTCCGGTTCTTGCTCAACAATCGCGACTTGTATGCCGCGTCATCCGCCAATTTCATAGCAACTTTCGTGTGGCACCTTGTGCACCGTGCGGTGTGTAGGTACGGTCAAAATAACTCCGAGCGACGAGGCTTGGGTCAACCTGTGGTTTACCAATCACGGTTGTGAGGATCGCTTGAGCGTGGCTTACCGGCATACGTGAGGGCAGATCGGAGAAACGATGAGTACTACCGTGCCCGTAAAGGCCCAGAAACCTGAGGCTAAGAGGCAGAACCCTGAGTTCGTGCAGCTTCTTGACCCTGAGGGGAACCGGCTGAGTGATGACCTCTATGACCCTTGGGTGTCAGATGTCACCGGCGATCAGCTCGCGAGCCTCTATGAAGACCTCATCATCGTGCGTCGCATCGATACCGAGGCGACTGCCCTTCAGCGTCAGGGTGAACTAGGACTCTGGCCGCCGCTGTTCGGCCAAGAAGCAGCACAGGTCGGTTCTGCCCGCACTTTGCGGCCCGACGATTTTGTTTTTTCTAGCTACCGCGAAAATGCTGTCGCTTACTGCCGAGGCGTGAAACTGCCCGACCTTGTGCGGGTGTGGCGCGGTACTGCCGCATCGGGGTGGGATCCGTTCTCCGTGGGCATGGCAACTCCCGCCGTGATTATTGGCGCGCAGACGCTGCATGCCACCGGCTACGCCGTCGGATGCAAAAAAGATGGTGTCGACAGTGTTGCGGTGGCCTACTTCGGTGATGGTGCCACCAGCGAGGGTGACGTCAGCGAAGCGATGGTCTTCGCGGCCTCGTTTAAGGCTCCCGTGATTTTCTTCTGCCAAAACAACCAATGGGCAATCTCTGAGCCTGTCGGGCTTCAGGCACAGCGGCCGATTGCCGATCGGGCGCCCGGATTCGGAATCCCGAGCATCCGCGTTGATGGAAACGATGTGCTCGCCGTCATGGCTGCAACGCGCAGTGCTCTCGACCGTGCACGCAACGGCGGAGGCCCCACCTTTATCGAAGCCGTGACGTATCGCCGTGGCCCGCACACCACCTCTGACGACCCGAGCCGCTATGTGGACCCTGTGGTTGCTAAAGAGTGGGAAGCACGCGATCCGATCGCGCGCGTCGAAGCGTTTTTGCGCAGCGAAGGGGTGCTGACCGACGAACTGGCGGCATCCATTCAGAGCCGAGCAGATCTGGTGGCGGCAGAGTTCCGTGCAGGATGCCTCGGGCTCGAGAACCCCGAACCGCTCAGCGTTTTCGACAACGTGTATGCCACCGAACACTCGGGACTTGCGCGTCAAAAGAGCCAATACAAGGCGTACCTAGAGGGGTTTGAAAAATGACTGAACTGACTCTGGCAAAAGCACTCGGCTCAGGATTGCGACGAGCACTCAGCGACGACGACAAGGTTGTGCTCCTCGGTGAAGATATCGGAGCCTTGGGTGGCGTTTTTCGTGTCACCGATGGTTTGCAGCGCGATTTCGGCACAGAACGAGTGATGGACACACCGCTTGCTGAAGCAGGAATTATCGGCATGGCAGTCGGGCTCGCGTTCCGTGGTTACCGTCCGGTCTGTGAAATTCAGTTCGACGGCTTCATCTACCCGGGTTTCGATCAGATCGTTGCTCAGGTTGCGAAGCTGCACTATCGCACCGCCGGAAATGTGCGGATGCCGCTGACGATTCGTGTTCCCTATGGCGGAGGTATCGGAGCGGTCGAGCACCACTCTGAGTCTCCCGAAGCGTATTTCGCGCACACCGCTGGACTGCGGGTGGTCACCTGTTCAACGCCGCAGGACGCGCACAGCATGCTGCGTGAGGCGATCGCTTGCGATGACCCGGTTCTGTTTTTTGAGCCCAAACGTCGCTACTGGACTAAGGGCGACGTCGACGAAGACGCTGTCGGTCTACCGATGGGCAAAGCACGCGTCGTTGTTGAGGGCACTGATGTGACTCTCGTGACGTATGGCCCGCTTGTGGCAACCGCATTGGATGCCGCCGTGGCCGCTGCTGACGACGGGATTTCTCTCGAGGTGGTTGATTTGCGTTCGCTCGCCCCGGTTGACTTCGACACGGTTTCGGCAAGCGTGCAGAAGACGGGGCGACTCGTGATCACCCACGAGGCGTCAGAATCGGGCGGTTTGGGGGCTGAAATCGCGGCGACACTGACCGACCGCTGTTTCTACTATCTCGAGGCTGCTCCTGTGCGCATTACGGGCTTCGATGTGCCCTATCCACCGGCGAAATTGGAGGATCATTTCTTGCCTGATCTTGACCGGATTCTTGATGGTGTTGATCGCGCTCTTGGTCGCGCCAATTCGCTCACAGGGTGGAGTGCGTAATGGCTGTTAAGGAATTTGCGCTGCCCGATTTGGGGGAGGGCCTCACCGAGTCTGAGATTGTGGAGTGGCATGTTGCTGTTGGCGACATGGTTACTCTGAACCAGCCGATTGCTGAGGTGGAGACGGCGAAAGCGATTGTTTCGCTGCCGTCGCCAGTCGCGGGAAAGATCTCTGCGCTTCATGCAGAGCCCGGGGCAACTGTCACTGTTGGCACACGGATTGTGACGTTCGAACTCGATGGTGAAGCGGGCGAAACTGACACGCAGGATGATCCAGAGGCGTCTCAGAAGCCAGCGCAGTCCCAGAAGCCAGCGCAGCCGGATATGTCAGCGCCGACGGAGAAGTCAGGCGAAGCCGGCTCATCCGATGCCCCCGAACGCAACTCGGTGCTGGTCGGCTATGGCCCTGCCGTGGAGAGCGGCAAGCGTCCAACTCGAAAGGCTCGCGCGGCTCAGGCGGCTCAGCAGACAGGCCAGTCCGCAGACGCTCCGGCGGCCGATGCACTTGCCCAGACCGTCGAAGCACCCGCGAAGACTGTAAACGCACCAGCCACACCGGCTGAAGCACGCACGAAGACCACGCCGCCGGTGCGTAAGCTTGCGCACGACCTCGGGGTCGACCTCACGCGAGTGCAGGGAACCGGACCTGACGGGCTCATTACTCGTGATGACGTCTCGCAGGCCGCCGATGCGGGAGATCAGAGTTCCGACTCGGCCACGGTGTCACCGTCACGAGAATCAGGGCCGCGAGCTGGCGGGTCGAATGGTCGGCCACGCGAGCAACGCACTCCGATCAAGTCGGTGCGTAAGGCTACTGCTGCAGCGATGGTGTCGAGTGCGTTCACTGCACCTCATGTCACCGAGTTTTTGACGATTGACGTGACCAGAACCATCGAACTCGTTGCGCGACTGAAAGCTAGCGGCACCTCAGCATCCGTGCTTGCAGTGATCGCCAAAGCGCTCTGTATCGGGGTGGCACGCAACCCTTCAGTCAATTCGCGCTGGGATGCCGAAGCTAACGAAATAGTCGAGTTCGGCTACATCAACCTCGGTATTGCCGTCGCGACACCGCGCGGGTTGATGGTGCCGAACCTCAAAGATGCCGACTCGCTCACTCTGGCCGAATTGACGGATGCGATCGGCACCATTGCGCGTGATGCTCGCGCGAGCAAAGCCACTCCGGCATCGCTCAACGGCGGAACGATTTCGATCACCAACGTTGGCGTGTTCGGCATCGATGCGGGTACGCCCATCCTGAATCCGGGAGAAGCCGCCATCTTGGCTATGGGCGCTGTGCGGAAGATGCCGTGGGAGCACCATGGTGAAATTGCGCTGCGCGACGTCATGACGCTCAGCCTGTCGTTCGACCATCGGCTCGTTGATGGTGAGCAGGGGGCTCGCTTCCTGACCGATGTTGGCGCAATTCTCAGCGACCCCGGCGCCGTATTAGGCATGGTGTGACACGAGGGGTGCCCGCGACAGGTAAGAATGGTCTTATGACCGAGAATCTCGACCCTGCTGCGGCCACCACCACCTCGCGAGTATCGCGGCGTTTGCTGTGGGGAGTTTTTGCGCTCGCAGCGTTAGTGATCGCCTCCGACCAACTGAGCAAGTGGTGGGCAGAAACGAACCTTGGTGATGGCACTGTCATTCCCGTTATCGATAACGTTATTTCGTTCCAACTCGTCTACAATCCCGGCGCAGCATTCTCTATCGGTGAAGAATTCACGTGGGTGCTCACGATCATCGCGGCAATCGCGGTTGTCGCGATTATCAGATACGCGTGGCGAGTCGAATCACGCGCTTGGGCCTTTGCGCTCGGGCTCCTGCTCGGTGGCGCAATCACCCACTTGGGCGACCGACTGTTCCGTGAGCCAGGATTCGCTCGCGGTCACGTCGTTGACTTCATCAACTACGGCGGATACTTCATCGGCAACATTGCCGACATTGCGCTCGTCGGTGGTGCCGTCATGATCGTCATCATCTCTCTCATGGGCATAGCCAGCAGGCCCGAACCCGCAGCGGCCAATGCTGCAGATGCTGCGGCTGCGGCTGCGGCTGAATAGAATTCACTAGCGGTCTCAGCGGTCTCAGCGGTCTCAGCGGTCAAGGAAGGTCAGGAATGGCTCATTTCGATGCAATCGTCGTTGGCGCGGGAGTGGCAGGTCTGTCCGCCGCTCGTCTGCTGGCGAATGCTGGCCGTCGTGTTGTGGTGCTTGAGGCTCGTGACCGCGTTGGTGGCAGAGTCTGGACGGATCGCACTGACGGGTTCGTCACCGACCTCGGTGCGTCCTGGATTCACGGCATTACTGACAACCCCGTTGCAGCAGCGGCTGAAGCTTTCAGTATGCCGACTGTGGAGTTTACTGTCGGTGGGTACCAACCAGATGGCCGCCCCATCGCCTACTACGGACCAAGCGGTAAGCGACTCTCGGATGATGAGGCTCGGGCTTTTGCCGATGACGTCCATTCGGTCGACGCCGCGCTCGCGGAGGTCGTCGCCGAGTCGGATGCGGATGACTCATACCGGGACGTGACCGAGGCAGCTCTTGCCCTTCAAGGATGGGATCATGATCGGGCTGAACGCGTTCGCGAGTTCCTCCAGCACCGCAGCGAAGAGCAGTACGGGGCGTGGATCGAGGATCTTGCCGCGCACGGTCTCGATGATGACGTTGTCGACGGCGACGAAGTAGTTTTCCCCGAAGGGTACGATCGCCTATCCACGCACCTCGCTCACGGCCTCGACATCCGCCTTGAGCAGACCGTCACCCGCGTGCGCTGGTCGTCGGAGGGCGTCACCGTTACGACAGACCGCGGCACGCTGACGGCAGACCACGCCGTCGTGACGGTGCCGATCGGGGTGCTCAAGTCGAAGGACTTCACCATCGAACCGCCGCTTCCGGAACCGAACGCTGGCGCGCTTGGCCGGCTCGAGATGAACGCCTTCGAGAAAGTCGTTCTGAGGTTCCCGACGAAGTTCTGGGACGACGGGGTCTATGCGATCCGGCAGCAGGGGCCCGAGGGCCGCTGGTGGCACTCGTGGTACGACCTCACGGCGCTTCATGGCACGCCCACGCTGCTGACCTTCGCCGCGGGCGCAGCGGCCAGAGAGATCCGTCACTGGGAAGACGAACAGATTGTCGACTCGGTTCTCGCGCAACTGCGGCGACTGTACGATGACCGAGTCGAGGAGCCGACCCGTGTTGACATCACCGCCTGGCAAGACGATCCGTTCGCCCGAGGGTCGTACGCATACATGAGACAAGGCTCCACGACCGCGGATCACGACGACCTCGCGACGCCCGTTGGTGGGGTTCTCCATATCGCGGGCGAGGCCACGTGGACGGATGACCCCGCCACGGTCTCCGCTGCCCTGTGCTCCGGTCACCGCGCGGCATCGAACATATTGCACCGTGCGATCCCGATTGTTGAGGTGTGGGCGGAAGCCCCAGTGAGATCCGCAGATCGAGGCTAAGCGTTCAGCGCCGCTAGCGCCATTCGCTCAAGTACCGCTCTAGTCGCTCCGGCACGGCCGCTGTGGGGAGTTGAGTTGATGAGCCCAAAAGTGGCATGGGCGCGCGTGCGCAGTTCGCTCGTCGCAGCATCCGGGTGACGGCGCGCGAGCGTGGCAACCCACAGCTCTACATAGCTGCGCTGGAGGGCACGCACGGTGTGCCGGTCATCATCGGTAAGGCTGTCGAGGTCGCGATCTTGCACCCGGATGACGTTGGCATTCTTGAGCGCAAATTCGACATGAAATTTTATGAGACTTTCGAGCGCGGCCTGTGCCGAGGGTGCCGACTCGATCACGGTCTGTGCTCCCGTGCAGAGGTCGGCGCTGGCATCCACGAGCATCGCGGCAAGCACGGCTTGTTTGCCGTCGAAGTGGCGGTAGACGGCCGGACCGCTGATTCCTGCTGCCGCGCCGAGGTCTTCGAGCGAGACCCGAGTGAATCCGCGTTCGGCGAAGAGGCTCGCGGCGGCGTCGAGGAGGGCGTCGCGCCGGTCAGCTTTCGCCTGACTCCGTGGGGTTGGTGTCGCGGTCATGCTCAGAGTCTAGACAGTTCAGTTAATGCTCGCTAACCTATTTGAGTTAGTATTGACTAACCCAAGTGGCCACAAGCTACGCAGAACGAAGGTGTTCGATGGAGAAAATTTCCACAGCAGCCCAACCGTCTCATCCGACGTTTGTGGCCAACGACGGGTCAATGCGCTCACTCGTGGAGCAATTGCGCGAGCGACTCGCGACGACCGCTCTCGGCGGTTCGGAGAAATCTCGCGAACGTCACGTCTCGCGTGGCAAGCTGTTGCCGCGCGATCGAGTTGATGAGTTGCTCGACGAGGGCAGTCCTTTTATCGAAATCGCCCCTCTCGCGGCTAACGGTATTTACAACGACGATGCCCCGGGCGCTGGCGTTATCGCCGGCATCGGGCTCATCCATTCACGCCCCGTTCTCGTGATCTCCAACGATGCGACCGTCAAAGGCGGCACGTACTTTCCGCTCACCGTTAAGAAGCACTTGCGGGCCCAAGAAATTGCACTCGAGAACAAGCTTCCCTGCGTGTACCTGGTCGACTCGGGTGGCGCCTTCCTGCCGATGCAAGACGAAGTCTTTCCTGACCGCGATCACTTCGGTCGCATCTTCTACAATCAGGCTCGACTGTCGGCAGCGGGCATCCCGCAGATCGCCTCCGTCATGGGCTCCTGCACTGCCGGCGGAGCCTATGTGCCGGCAATGAGCGACGAGACGATCATCGTGCGCAATCAGGGCACCATCTTCTTGGGTGGTCCTCCGCTCGTGAAGGCCGCCATTGGCGAGATTGTGACGGCTGAAGAGCTGGGCGGGGGAGACGTTCACGCCCGAACCTCAGGGGTCACAGATCATCTCGCCGACGACGATCGCCATGCGCTGCAGATTGTGCGCGACATCATCGCGACAATTCCGAAGCCCGCCGCACCGGCCTGGGATGTTGTTGAATCACGCCCGCCATCCGTCAACCCTGACGAACTCTACGGTGTCGTGCCGACCGACGTGCAAAGCCCCTACGAGGTGCGTGAAGTAATTGCCCGTCTGGTAGATGGCAGTGAGTTTCATGAGTTCAAAAAGGAGTACGGCACGACCCTCATCACGGGCTTCGCGACACTGCACGGGCATCCGGTCGGCATCATTGCCAATGCTGGTGTTCTGTTCAGCGAATCGGCGCTCAAGGGCGCGCACTTCATCGAGCTGTGCGACCAGCGAGGCATCCCGCTGCTGTTTCTGCAGAACATTTCGGGATTCATGGTCGGCAAGGAATATGAGGCCGGCGGCATTGCCAAGAACGGCGCCAAGATGGTCACCGCCGTCGCTACGACGCGTGTTCCTAAGTTCACGGTCGTCATCGGTGGATCATTCGGTGCTGGTAACTACTCGATGTGTGGACGCTCCTACTCGCCGCGTTTCTTGTGGATGTGGCCCAACGCCCGCATCTCGGTCATGGGCGGCCCCCAAGCTGCCGCGGTGCTCTCCACGGTTCGCCGCGACCAACTCGGCGAAGACGAGTTCACCGACGACGACAAGGTTGCATTCGAGAAGCCGATCCGCGAGCAGTACGAACGCCAGGGCAGCCCCTACTATTCGACCGCCCGACTGTGGGATGACGGAATTATCGACCCCAAAGACACTAGAGACGTGCTCGGCATGGCTCTCGATATCGCTGCGGCCACCCCGCTGCCTGAGCCGGGCTTCGGCCTCTTCCGGATGTGATGGCTATGTTCTCTGCTGTTCTGGTCGCCAATCGCGGCGAAATTTCCTGTCGCATCACCCGCACCCTGCACTCGATGGGCATCCGCTCCATCGCCGTTTACACCGAGCATGACCGTGACGCGAAAC harbors:
- a CDS encoding dihydrolipoamide acetyltransferase family protein, which gives rise to MAVKEFALPDLGEGLTESEIVEWHVAVGDMVTLNQPIAEVETAKAIVSLPSPVAGKISALHAEPGATVTVGTRIVTFELDGEAGETDTQDDPEASQKPAQSQKPAQPDMSAPTEKSGEAGSSDAPERNSVLVGYGPAVESGKRPTRKARAAQAAQQTGQSADAPAADALAQTVEAPAKTVNAPATPAEARTKTTPPVRKLAHDLGVDLTRVQGTGPDGLITRDDVSQAADAGDQSSDSATVSPSRESGPRAGGSNGRPREQRTPIKSVRKATAAAMVSSAFTAPHVTEFLTIDVTRTIELVARLKASGTSASVLAVIAKALCIGVARNPSVNSRWDAEANEIVEFGYINLGIAVATPRGLMVPNLKDADSLTLAELTDAIGTIARDARASKATPASLNGGTISITNVGVFGIDAGTPILNPGEAAILAMGAVRKMPWEHHGEIALRDVMTLSLSFDHRLVDGEQGARFLTDVGAILSDPGAVLGMV
- a CDS encoding alpha-ketoacid dehydrogenase subunit beta, with product MTELTLAKALGSGLRRALSDDDKVVLLGEDIGALGGVFRVTDGLQRDFGTERVMDTPLAEAGIIGMAVGLAFRGYRPVCEIQFDGFIYPGFDQIVAQVAKLHYRTAGNVRMPLTIRVPYGGGIGAVEHHSESPEAYFAHTAGLRVVTCSTPQDAHSMLREAIACDDPVLFFEPKRRYWTKGDVDEDAVGLPMGKARVVVEGTDVTLVTYGPLVATALDAAVAAADDGISLEVVDLRSLAPVDFDTVSASVQKTGRLVITHEASESGGLGAEIAATLTDRCFYYLEAAPVRITGFDVPYPPAKLEDHFLPDLDRILDGVDRALGRANSLTGWSA
- a CDS encoding signal peptidase II, with translation MTENLDPAAATTTSRVSRRLLWGVFALAALVIASDQLSKWWAETNLGDGTVIPVIDNVISFQLVYNPGAAFSIGEEFTWVLTIIAAIAVVAIIRYAWRVESRAWAFALGLLLGGAITHLGDRLFREPGFARGHVVDFINYGGYFIGNIADIALVGGAVMIVIISLMGIASRPEPAAANAADAAAAAAAE
- a CDS encoding carboxyl transferase domain-containing protein; this translates as MEKISTAAQPSHPTFVANDGSMRSLVEQLRERLATTALGGSEKSRERHVSRGKLLPRDRVDELLDEGSPFIEIAPLAANGIYNDDAPGAGVIAGIGLIHSRPVLVISNDATVKGGTYFPLTVKKHLRAQEIALENKLPCVYLVDSGGAFLPMQDEVFPDRDHFGRIFYNQARLSAAGIPQIASVMGSCTAGGAYVPAMSDETIIVRNQGTIFLGGPPLVKAAIGEIVTAEELGGGDVHARTSGVTDHLADDDRHALQIVRDIIATIPKPAAPAWDVVESRPPSVNPDELYGVVPTDVQSPYEVREVIARLVDGSEFHEFKKEYGTTLITGFATLHGHPVGIIANAGVLFSESALKGAHFIELCDQRGIPLLFLQNISGFMVGKEYEAGGIAKNGAKMVTAVATTRVPKFTVVIGGSFGAGNYSMCGRSYSPRFLWMWPNARISVMGGPQAAAVLSTVRRDQLGEDEFTDDDKVAFEKPIREQYERQGSPYYSTARLWDDGIIDPKDTRDVLGMALDIAAATPLPEPGFGLFRM
- a CDS encoding TetR/AcrR family transcriptional regulator, producing the protein MTATPTPRSQAKADRRDALLDAAASLFAERGFTRVSLEDLGAAAGISGPAVYRHFDGKQAVLAAMLVDASADLCTGAQTVIESAPSAQAALESLIKFHVEFALKNANVIRVQDRDLDSLTDDDRHTVRALQRSYVELWVATLARRHPDAATSELRTRAHATFGLINSTPHSGRAGATRAVLERMALAALNA
- the pdhA gene encoding pyruvate dehydrogenase (acetyl-transferring) E1 component subunit alpha, encoding MSTTVPVKAQKPEAKRQNPEFVQLLDPEGNRLSDDLYDPWVSDVTGDQLASLYEDLIIVRRIDTEATALQRQGELGLWPPLFGQEAAQVGSARTLRPDDFVFSSYRENAVAYCRGVKLPDLVRVWRGTAASGWDPFSVGMATPAVIIGAQTLHATGYAVGCKKDGVDSVAVAYFGDGATSEGDVSEAMVFAASFKAPVIFFCQNNQWAISEPVGLQAQRPIADRAPGFGIPSIRVDGNDVLAVMAATRSALDRARNGGGPTFIEAVTYRRGPHTTSDDPSRYVDPVVAKEWEARDPIARVEAFLRSEGVLTDELAASIQSRADLVAAEFRAGCLGLENPEPLSVFDNVYATEHSGLARQKSQYKAYLEGFEK
- a CDS encoding NAD(P)/FAD-dependent oxidoreductase, producing MAHFDAIVVGAGVAGLSAARLLANAGRRVVVLEARDRVGGRVWTDRTDGFVTDLGASWIHGITDNPVAAAAEAFSMPTVEFTVGGYQPDGRPIAYYGPSGKRLSDDEARAFADDVHSVDAALAEVVAESDADDSYRDVTEAALALQGWDHDRAERVREFLQHRSEEQYGAWIEDLAAHGLDDDVVDGDEVVFPEGYDRLSTHLAHGLDIRLEQTVTRVRWSSEGVTVTTDRGTLTADHAVVTVPIGVLKSKDFTIEPPLPEPNAGALGRLEMNAFEKVVLRFPTKFWDDGVYAIRQQGPEGRWWHSWYDLTALHGTPTLLTFAAGAAAREIRHWEDEQIVDSVLAQLRRLYDDRVEEPTRVDITAWQDDPFARGSYAYMRQGSTTADHDDLATPVGGVLHIAGEATWTDDPATVSAALCSGHRAASNILHRAIPIVEVWAEAPVRSADRG